Genomic window (Actinomycetota bacterium):
GAAGGCGTCACCCACGTCGCCATGGAGGTGACGTCTCACGCGTTGGTCCTCCATCGCGTAGAAGGCGTTGTGTTTGCGGCGGCGGGGTTCACCAACCTGTCCCAGGATCACCTGGACTTCCACGCACACATGGAGGACTACTTCCAGGCCAAACGCTCGCTGTTCGTCCCGGAGCGCACCGAGCGCGGGGCGGTGAACGTGGACGACGACCACGGCCGCCGACTGGCGGACGCGGCGGAGATTCCAACGATCGGCTTCGGCCTCTCTGCCGATGCCGAGGTCCGCGCCGACGATGTCGAGTTCCGCCCCGCCGGCAGCCGGTTCAAGGTGCATACACCCGCCGGCGCCATCCACGTGGAAACGAGCTTCATCGGTGGGTTCAACGTCTCCAATTGCCTTGCTGCGACCGCGGTCGCGCTACAGGCGGGGATCGGGCTAGAGGCCATCGAGGAGGGTCTTCGCTCGCTGTCGGCGGTGCCCGGCCGTTTCGAGCCCGTTGCCGCCGGTCAGCCGTTCTCGGTGGTGGTGGACTACGCCCACACACCGGACTCGTTGGACAACGTCCTGCGGGCGGCCCGTGGGGTGACCCGCGACGGCCGCGTCATCTGCGTATTCGGCTGCGGTGGCGACCGCGATCGCGGCAAGCGCCCGTTGATGGGTGCTGTGGCCGCGCAGCTCGCGGATGTCGTCATGGTCACCTCCGACAATCCGCGTAGCGAGGACCCTTACGCCATCATCGACGAGATAGTCGAAGGCGTGATCGCGCACGCCCCTCAAGGCCCCGACCTCGTCACCTCGGATCGGGTCGAGGCGATCGAGGCGTCGTTGAAGGCCGCTCGGCCGGGAGACGTCGTGTTGATCGCAGGCAAGGGCCACGAGACGGGTCAGCAATTCGCGGATCACACGATCCCGTTCGACGACCGGGAGGTGGCTCGGAGCGCCCTGGCAGGCCTTGGGTGGGCGAGCCGGTGACGAACATCCTCGTGGCCGGAGCCGTTGGGCTCCTGGTGACCCTGTTCGGCACGCCGTGGGCGATCAAGCAGTTCCGCCGGCGTGGGTGGGGCCAGCTGATCCGCGAGGAGGGGCCGAAGGCGCACTACGAGAAGCGCGGGACCCCCACCATGGGAGGGCTCGTGATCCTGGTCGGGACCGCGCTGGGGTACGTGCTCGGTCACTTCGGCATCAGCGGCAACGCGCCGTTCCGCGACAGCGGGATCCTCGCGATGGGGACGATCATGGCGCTGGGGTTCCTGGGGTTCCTCGACGACATCATCAAGATCAAGAAGTCCAGGTCGCTGGGGCTCCACAAGAGGGCGAAGTTCCTGGGACAGCTGATCATCGCGGGAGTCTTCGGCTTCTGCGCGGTGTACTTCGTGCAGATCGGCACCGATCTCTCGTTCTTCCGTTCGACGAAGCTGGATCTCGGCGTCTTCTTCTTCGTGTGGGTCTTCTTGATGATCGCCGCCTCGTCGAATGGGGTGAACCTGACCGACGGACTGGACGGGCTCGCCGTCGGATCGGCCGCGCAGGTGCTCGGCGCGTTCGTCGTGATCGGCTTCTGGCAGTTCCGTCACCCCGGCTTCTACGACCTCGTCGCCACCGGGTCCGATCCCTTCGATCTAGCGATCGTGGCCGCGGCCATGTTCGGCGCGTGCGCGGGGTTCTTGTGGTGGAACACGGCTCCCGCCAAGGTCTTCATGGGCGACACGGGTTCCCTGATGTTGGGCGGCACGATGGCGGTGCTCGCGATCCTGTTGAACACGCAGCTGCTCCTGCTGCTGTTGGGCGGGCTCTACGCGGTCGAGACCCTGTCCGTGATCTTCCAGGTCGCCGTCTTCAAGCGCACCGGGAAGCGGATCTTCCTCATGGCACCGGTGCACCATCACTTCGAGCTCGCGGGGTGGCCCGAGTTCACCGTGATCGTTCGCTTCTGGGTCCTCTCGGGCTTGTCGACGGCCTTCGGTGTCGGGCTGTTCTACGCCGACTTCATCTCCAAGGGCGGCGTCTTGTGAGCGGCGCCGAGCTCGGCGGCAAGCGCGTCCTCGTCGTCGGACTCGGCGTGAGCGGGTTCAGTGCCGCTAAAGCACTTGTGGATCTCGACGCGAAGGTGCGGGTGACGGAGGCCCGCGACGGAGAGGTGGTGAGGCAGCGCGCCGATCACCTGAAGCAGCTCGGTGTCGAGGTGGAGTTGGGCGGCCACGACCTCGAGCGGCTCGACGCGGATCTGGTCGTGATCAGTCCCGGCATCCCTCCTAAGTCTGCGATAGCGCGCGCGATCCACGACGCGCATCTCGAGCTGTGGAGCGAGGTCGAGCTCGCGTACCGGCTCGCCGACTGTGACTTCCTCGCGATCACAGGCACCAACGGCAAGACCACGACGACGTCGCTCCTCGCCGCGATCCTGGAAGCGGGCGGCGTCGCCACGACGGCCGCGGGCAACATCGGGTTCCCGCTCATCGACGCGATCTCGACCGTTCCCCCCGGGGCCGCTATAGCGCTCGAGGTCTCGAGCTTCCAGTTGGAGGCGACGCACAGGTTCCGTCCGCGGGTGGCCGTGCTTCTGAACGTCGCGGAGGATCACACCGACTGGCACGGGTCGTTCGACGCGTACCGCCACGCGAAGGCGCGGCTGATCGCGAACCAGACGCAGACCGACGTGTTCCTTCCGAACGCGGCCGATCGGCATGCGATGGAGATCGCGTCGACGGCAGCGTCACGAGTGGTGCCATTCGATGCGCGGTCCCCCGTCCAGGACGGCATCGGCGTCGACGGCCGCGACATCGTGTGGCGAGGAGCCAGCGTCATGCCGGTCGACGCGGTTCCGCTCCCCGGCAGCGCGGGACTGGAAGACGCGCTGGCCGCGGCCGGAGCCGCCTTGGAATACGGCGTTGATCCGTCCGCGGTCGCGCACGCGGTGGCCGCATTCCGCCCACTCTCGCACCGCCTGGAAGTCGTAGGGGAGAGCGGCGGCGTGACCTACATCGACGACTCGAAGGCGACGAACCCACACGCGACGCTGGCGGCGCTGCGCGGCATGCGCGACGTCGTGCTCATCGCCGGCGGACGCAGCAAGGGCATCGACCTCGGTCCCCTTGCCGAGGCGGACTCGTCTTTGATCGCGGTCATAGCGTTGGGAGAGGCGAGGGAGGAGCTCGCGCGGATCTTCGACGGCGTCGTCCCGGTGGAGGTGGTGGATTCGATGGCGGACGCCGTGGCCGCCGCCGCGCGCAGTTCTGTTGCCGGAGGATCCGTCTTGCTGTCGCCTGGTTGTGCGAGCCTGGACATGTACGACGGCTACGCCGCGCGCGGTGATGACTTCGCGCGCCGTGTGGCCGACCTCCTGAGGCATCCGAGAGGGGAGTAGATGGCGACACGGAGCGGCACGCTGGGCGTGGCGGGGGCGACCAAAAGCCGCGTCGCTTCGGCTAAGCGCGGCGAGCCCGCGGCCCTCCTCGTCGTCGCGACGGGCGCACTCGTGCTGCTCGGTCTCATCATGATCCTGTCGGCGAGCTTCGTGTCTTCGTTCGCAAACTTTGGCTCGTCGTTCCTGTTCTTCAACAAACAGCTGTTGTGGGCCGGCATCGGCCTGGCGGGGTTCGTCTTCTTCTCCCGTACCGACTACAGGCGCCTGAAGAACAAGGGCTACATGTTGCTGCCGTTCGTCGGGCTCTTGCTGCTCGCGGTGCTGATCCCGGGAGTCGGCATCGTCGCGGGTGGAAGCGCGCGCTGGATCGGCGCCGGGCCCCTCGCCTTCCAGCCCTCGGAGCTCGCGAAGCTAGCGCTGATCCTGTTCCTTGCGGACGTGTTCTCTCGCAAGGAGGAGTCGACGCTCCAGGAGCTGCCGCACACGTTGTTGCCGTTCGTGCCGGTGCTCGGCACGCTCGTGCTGCTCGTGATGATGCAGCCGGACATGGGGACGACGATCCTCCTTGGCTCGATTGGTCTCGGGATGTTGTTCACGGCCGGCGCACCGCCCCGATACCTCCTGCCGCTGGGTTTGCTCGGCGCCGGCGCGGCCGCGGCCGCGGCCTTGAGCGCCGAGTACCGGCGCGAGCGCGTCCTCGCGTTCATGGATCCGTGGGCGGATCCTCTGAACACGGGCTATCACACGATCCAGTCGCTGATCGCTCTGGGGTCGGGCGGCTGGCTCGGCGTCGGGCTCGGGGCGAGCCGGCAGAAGTGGTCCTACATCCCGAACGCGCACACCGACTTCATCTTCGCGATCCTGGGTGAGGAGATGGGGTTGCTGGGGACGCTCACCGTCCTGGGGCTGTTCGGGTTCATCACGTACCTCGGCGTCCGGATAGCGCGGAGAGCGCGCGATCGGTTCGGGATGCTCGTCGCGAGCGGCATCACGATCTGGATCGGCGTGCAGGCGCTGGTCAACATCGGCGCCGTCACCGCGACCATGCCGATCACTGGTGTGCCGCTGCCGCTGGTGTCTTTCGGCGGATCCTCTCTCGTGGTCTCTCTCGTCGCCATGGGGATCCTCACGAACATCGCGCGGCAACCAAAGAGATCGAGCAGGTCTCGCAAGACCGCGGAGCCGGCGAAGGCTTGAGAGTGGTGATCGCGGGGGGAGGCACCGCGGGCCACGTCAACCCCGCCATCGCTCTTGCCCGCGCTATGCCCGGAGACGATGTGTCCTTCGTCGGCACTGCATCGGGCGCGGAGGCGCGCCTGGTCCCGGCTGCCGGTTTTCCCATCGAGAACATCACCGTCGCGGGGTTCGATCGCGCCAAGCCGTGGCTCCTGCCGCGCACCGGGATGCGCGCCGCGGGAGCGGTCGCGGCTGCGCGCGGTCTCCTGCAGCGGTCGGGTCCGGCTGCCGTAGTGGGCATGGGCGGGTACGTGAGCCTCCCCGCGGTTCTCGCAGCGCGCAGCCTGTCGGTTCCGGTCGTGTTGCACGAGCAGAACATCGTGTTCGGGCTCGCCCACAAGGTCAGCAAGCCGTTCGCCGCGAGGATCGCCGTCTCGTTCCAGGAGACGCTCGAGGCCGCGGGGCGCAAGGGCGTGTACGTCGGGAACCCGGTAGCGCCGGAGTTCGCGACGTTCTCCAAGGAGGCTCACAGGGAGCGGGCGCTGCAACTGTTCGACCTCGACCCTGCACGCAAGACGTTGCTCGTTTTCGGCGGCAGCCAGGGCGCCAGGCGGATCAACGACGCCGCGCATGGTCTCGCCGATGCATGGTCGGGCCGCACCGACGTGCAGGTGCTACACATCGCGGGGCGGCTGGCATACCCCGAGCTACAGCAACGCACATCGACCGGTGCGGGCCTCGCCCATTACAGGTTGGTGGAGTTCGTGGAGGACATGCCGCTGGCGTACGCGGCCGCCGATCTCGCGCTGTGTCGCGGGGGCGCCACGACGCTGGCGGAGCTGGCGGTGGTCGGCCTCCCGGCGATAGTGGTCCCGTACCCCTATCACCGCGACCGGCAGCAAGAGCGGCAAGCGCGGGTGGCGGAGAGGGCGGGGGCCGCGCTGGTGATGGCGGACGCCGAGACCACCACCTCCGCGGTGGCGGACGCCGCCGACCGGTTGTTGCGAGACGAGGCGAGGCTGAAGGAGATGAGCCAGAGCTTCCTGGCGCTGGCCCGGCCCGACGCCGCGCAACGCCTCGCCGACGTGGTTCGTGGAGTCGTCCGATGACGTTGCGCTCCGCGGGACGCGTGCACTTCATCGGCATCGGCGGCGCCGGGATGTCCGCGATCGCGAAGGTGCTCCTCGAGCAAGGCGTGTCGGTGTCTGGGTCCGACCTGAAGCGGTCGCGAGCCGCCACTGTGCTCGAGGCGATGGGGGCGGACGTTCACGTGGGGCATGACGCGGGTCTGGTCGTGGGGGCGGACGTGATCGTGATGTCCTCGGCCATCCGCGACTCGAATCCGGAGCTGGCAGCCGCACGCGCGTCCGGCATAACGATCCTGTCGCGAGGTCAGGCGCTCGCGTCCATCCTCGAAGAACGTCGCTCCATCGTTGTCGCGGGAACCCACGGCAAGACGACAACCACGTCGATGATCGTCTCCGTGCTGCGCGCCGCAGAGATAGACGCCACGTACCTCGTCGGGGGCGGGCTGAACGACTCCGGCACCAATGCACGCTCCGGCGAGAGCGATCTCGCGGTAGCAGAGTCCGACGAAAGCGACGGATCGTTCCTGCTGTTGTCCGCCCATGTGGGCGTGGTGACGAACGTCGAGGAAGATCACGTGGATCACTGGTCGTCGCTGCAGGAGCTGCGCGCGGCCTTCGATCGCTTCATCGGCGCCACTGACCCAGACGGCGCGGTCGTCGTGCCGGTAAGCGATGAGGGTCTGTGTGCCGCGGCGCGCGCGTCGGGGACAACGGTAGTCACGTTCGGCGCGCAGGGCGACGTCTCCGCCTCTGGTGTCCGCGCGGAAGGCACCGAGACGACCTTCGATCTCCTGCACGCGGGCGCGACCGTGCCCATACGGCTTCAGGTGCCTGGTGCGCACAACGTGGCGAACGCTCTGGCGGCCGCCGCTGCCTGCATCCAGGTCGGCGTTCCGCTGCAACACGTTGCGGAGGGGCTCGCGCGCTACAGCGGCGTCGAGCGACGATTCCACCTGCGCGGCAAGGTGGGCGGAGTCACGATCATCGACGACTACGCGCATCATCCGACCGAGGTGCGGGCGACGCTGTCCGCGGCGAAGACCGGCTCGTGGGACAGGGTCGTTGCGGTCTTCCAACCCCACCGCTACTCCAGGACCGCCGCCTTCGCGGCCGCGTTCGGACGCTCGTTCTCCGACGCCGACAGGATCGTCATCACCGACGTCTACGGCGCCGGGGAGGAGGCGGTTCCCGGGGTGAGCGGAAAGCTCATCGCGGACGAGCTGTGCTCGGCGCTGCCGGGGCGCCCGGTTGCCTATCTCCCACACCGGGCCGAGCTGGTGGCCTACCTCGAACAGACGCTGCGGGAGGGGGACGCGCTCCTCACTCTCGGCGCCGGTGATGTCACGTCGCTCGCGGATGAGCTTCTGGTGCGTTTGGAGCCGGCACCGTGAGTGCTCAGACCGTGGGTGCGCGCGCCGTGGGAGAGCGACTCCGGGAGCTCGCCGCCGGAGAGGTTCATTTCGACCGCTCGCTGGCCCCGCTCACGACGTACAGGGTGGGTGGTGCGGCGGCGGTCCTGTTCGAGCCGGCCTCCGCCGCCGACCTGCTGCACCTACGGACCGCGGTGCGCGATGTCGGAGCGGACCCCGCCGAGCTCGGCTTCCTCGCGCTGGGACGAGGCTCCAACATGGTCGTGTCCGACCGCGGCTTCGACGGGATCGTGATCCGCACGGGAGCGGGGCTGTCGTGGATCCGCGGAGACGAGCAGAGACCCACGCGCGTTGCCGCGGGGGCCGCGACGTCTCTTCCGCTGCTCGCCAACTGGGCCGCGCGCAGGTCCCTCGCCGGGCTCGAGTTCACCGTCGGGATCCCGGGCTCCGTCGGCGGAGGCGTGCGGATGAACGCCGGCGCGCACGGAGGAGAGGTCGCGGACACGCTTGTGTCGGTAGAGGTCTTCCACCTGCGCGAGTGGGGGTCCGCCCAGATCGAGCCGGCGCAGCTCGATCTGGACTACAGGCACTCGGCGCTGTCGGACGCGCATCTGGTCGTAGCGGCTTCGTTCGATCTCGTCGCAGACGAAGAGCATGCGGTGCGATCGCGGATGGAGTCGTACCGGCGGCATCGCGCGACGACGCAGCCGGGCGCGCTCCAGAACGCCGGGAGCACCTTCAAGAACCCGCCGGGGGATGCCGCGGGGCGTCTGGTCGACGCCGCCGGTCTGAAGGGCCACCGGGTGGGAGGCGTCCAGGTGTCCGAGCTGCACGCGAACTTCTTCATCGCCTCGAGCGGCGCGACGGCGCAGGACGTGTTCGACCTCGTTCACGACGTGAGGAAGCGGGTGCTGGATCGGTTCGGCGTCGACCTGGAGCCGGAGGTGAGGTTCGTGGGCCCTTTTGACACGGCCGTTCTCGCGGAGGCGTCGCGGTGACGACGGCGGAGCGCGTCCGGACGGATCCGCGCATCTCTCGCCGCCGGCGCGCGATCGAACGCTCGCGTCGCCGGCGCGGGCTCATAACAGCAGGCGTCGTGGTCGCGCTGGGGGCCGCTCTCTGGGTGGCCTTCTGGTCTCCGTTGCTGGCCGTCGACGAGGTCGTGGTGGTGGGGGGGCGGCACGTGACGGCCGCCGACGTGGCGCGGGTGGCGCAACTCGATGCATCGGACAACCTCTTGCTCGCGTCGACCTCGGAGATCACCGCCAAGGTCGAGGAGCTCGCATGGGTCCAGAGCGCGCGGGTCGACCGGAAGCTTCCTGGGACGATCCGGGTCAGGATCGTCGAGCGGGTGCCGGCGGCGGTGTTGTCGCTGGCCAGCGGACGGTGGACGCTGGACGCGGAGGGCCACGTGCTCACGCGCGGCGTCGCCGATCCCGACCTCCCCGTGCTCGCCGGTCCGCGCGTGTCCGATCTGGAGGAGGGGACCGCGGTGGAAGAGGCCGAGGTGCAGGACGCCCTCACTACCTTGCGCTCGTTGTCCCCGCGCATACGTGGAGAGGTCGAGGCCTTGCTCGCGCCCACCACGGAGCGGATAACGCTCTCTCTGAAGGACGGGACGCAGGTGCGATTCGGCGCCGCCGAAGCCCTGCGCGCGAAGAACGAGGTCTTGCGGACGTTGCTCGTCGACCTGCGGGTCAACGGCGGAAGCGGCGGCTACATCGACATCCGCGTTCCCACCAGTCCCGCCGTGTCCGCGGCCGCTCAACCGGAGTCCGTCGTGACGACGCCACCGACGCCCGCGCCGACGCCCTAGGAGCCACGGCAGCGCCGCGACGAGGAGCGCGAAAAGCCGCGCTCGTCGAACCTTGACTCCCCCCGCGCGCGTCGCTATATTCCTCGACCATCACTACAGGTTGACATAACTCTAAGCCTGAAGTAGAGACTCAGCAATCGATCTACCCGCTGACCTGGGCAGATGCCGCGGCACACTTCCTTCCCCCCGCGGTGGGTTCCGGTTTCCAGGGTGGGAAGGAGGCCGTATGGCCACAGGACCGCAGAACTATCTCGCCGTGATCAAGGTCGTTGGGATCGGCGGCGGCGGCGTCAACGCGGTGAACCGGATGATCGAGGTTGGCCTGAAGGGCGTCGAGTTCATCGCGATCAACACCGACGCGCAGGCTCTCCTGATGTCGGACGCCGACGTGAAGCTCGACATCGGTCGCGACCTGACGCGAGGTCTCGGGGCGGGAGCCGACCCGGAGGTCGGGCGGCGCGCGGCGGAGGAGCACCGGGACGAGATCGAAGAGGTGCTGAAGGGCGCCGACATGGTGTTCATCACCGCGGGCAAGGGAGGAGGCACCGGTACCGGCGGCGCGCCCATCGTCGCCGAGATCGCCAAGTCCATCGGGGCGCTCACGATCGGCGTCGTTACCCGGCCCTTCGGGTTCGAGGGACGACAGCGGGCGCTGAAGGCGGAGTCGGGGATCACCTCGCTCAAAGAGAAGGTCGACACGCTCATCGTCATCCCGAACGACCGGCTGCTAGACGTGGGAACCGCGACCACCTCGGTCCTCGAGGCGTTCCGGATGGCCGACGAGGTGCTCCTGCAGGGGGTTCAGGGGATCACGGACCTGATCACCACGCCGGGGCTCATCAACCTGGACTTCGCCGACGTGAAGGCCGTGATGACAGACGCGGGTTCGTCGCTGATGGGGATCGGGCAGGCGCGCGGCGATCAACGCGCCGCCGACGCGGCGCGCGCTGCGATCTCGTCGCCGTTGCTGGAGGCGTCGATCGAGGGAGCTCGCGGCGTGCTGCTGAACATCGCGGGTGGGTCCGACCTGGGGCTGTTCGAGGTGAACGAGGCGGCGACGATCATCTCGCAGGCCGCGCATCCAGACGCGAACATCATCTTCGGCGCGGTCGTCGATGACACGTTGGGTGACGAGGTGCGGGTCACGGTGATCGCCGCCGGGTTCGACCGGTGGGGTCAGAAGGAGGCGGAGGACCTCGTGCGCCCCGATGAGGAGATCTTCTCGGTTCCCGATGCCGACGATGACGAGCCCGCGTTCCTCGGCAGCGCAAAGCGCGAGGAGCGTCTCGTCTTCGATGCCAACGAGGACCTCGAGATCCCGTCCTTCCTTCGCAACGAATAGTTCTCTGACGCAGGAGCTTCCCCGGGGAGCGGGACCGGCCGGCCGGTCCCGCTCTTCTTCTTGGCTTTGATAGACAGTCCCGCATGAGCGCCCCCCGTCCCTCGCTCGCTCACGTCGACCGCGACGGGCTCCGTCTGCTGATCGATCCCGCGCCCACGCGGTGCGCCGTTGCGTTCACGGATCGCATCGGCGGCTCCAGCGCGGCCCCCTACGACTCACTCAACCTGGCCGCCACCGTCGGCGACGACCCCGACGCCGTTCGCCGGAACCGAGAGCGGGTCGCACGCGCCGCGGGCTTCGCGGTGACGTCGCTGCGCCTGGCGCGTCAGGTGCATGGTGCCGACATCCTCCACGTCACTTCGTCCGATCCAGTGGTCGCCGGCGAAGGCGATGTGTTGATGACGTCGGAGCCCGGTGTGAGTTTGGGGATCCTCACCGCGGACTGCACCCCGGTCGTCGTCGCCGGAACCGCTGTCGTGGCGATCGCACACGCGGGTTGGCGCGGTCTCGTCGCGGGCGCGGTCGAGGCCGCGGTGGATGCGGTAGGGGAGGTGCGCGCTGCATGGGTGGGTCCGTCCATCCACGCCTGTTGCTACGAGGTGGGGCCTGAGGTGATCGCGGCGTTCCGCGACCGCGGTCTTCCCGTGGCCGGCGTCGATCGGGTCGATCCGGGGCGGGCCGCGACGTTCGCCCTTCACCGGGCGGGTGTGGAGCGGGTGGCCGCCAGCGTGGACTGCACCTCGTGCGACCGCCGCTACTTCTCGTACCGGCGCGACGGCACGACCGGACGCCAAGGGGCGTTCGTCTCGCTGCTCGAGCAGTGAGCGTCTCGCGCCGCTACGAGGAGGTGCGAGCGCGCGTTGCCGCCGCGGCCGAACGCGGCGGGCGGTCGGGTGACGAGGTGACTTTGGTCGCGGTGAGCAAGGGGTTCCCGGGCGACGTGGTGGCGGAGGCGGTGCGCGCCGGCGCGGTCCACCTGGGGGAGAACCGCGTGCAGGAGCTCAGAGAGAAGGCGATCGCGTTCCCCACGGGAGTGCGGTGGCACTTCATCGGGCACCTCCAGACGAACAAGGCGAGACAGGTGGTCGGCGTTGCGTCGCTGATCCACTCGGTGGACCGTCTGGCTTTGGCCGACGAGCTGGCGCGGAGGGCGCGGATCCGCGGCGTCGCCCAGGACGTCCTGATCGAGGTGAACGTCTCGGGAGAGGCGACCAAACACGGCATAGAGCCCGCGGCCGCACCGGCGTTGGCGGAGCAGGTGGCGGCTCTGGATCCGCTCGTCGTGCGCGGCTTCATGACGATGGCGCCGCTGTCCCCGGAGCCGGAGGAGTCGCGGCCCTACTTCGCGGAGCTTCGAGAGCTGCGCGATCGCGTGGAGGCGGTCGTTCCAAGCGCGACCGAGCTCTCGATGGGGATGACGCGAGATTTCGAGGTAGGGGTCGAGGAGGGCGCCACCTTGGTTCGCGTGGGGGAGGCGATCTTCGGCCCTCGAGCGCGCAGATAACCGCTAAGACCAAGGATGTTCGGGATAGGGTGACCGCGATGGGGATCTGGAGGAAGACGCTCGTTTATCTCGGGCTCGTCGAAGAGGATGAGTACGACGACTACGCCTACGACGAGACCGACCACGACGAGGAGCCGGCCGCCCGTCGCTCCCGCCGCACTCCCTCCGGAGATCAGTCACCGGCACGCCGCGACGCGGTCGTGCGCTCGATCCCTACCCGCGCCCAGGCGAGGTTCCATCTCGTCAACCCGACGCTCTTCAAGGCGGATGCTCAAGAGATCGGGGACAAGTTCCGC
Coding sequences:
- a CDS encoding UDP-N-acetylmuramoyl-L-alanyl-D-glutamate--2,6-diaminopimelate ligase, with protein sequence MDQTQRAATLASLASFSGDLFEAVSGTGDTVVRGLSYDSRSVARGDLFFCVPGATTDGHRFASAAVEAGAVALCVQRAQPLEVPQLVVTDVRRAMGRIAAGFFGSPAERLTVLGVTGTNGKTTTAFLLESILRAAGHKTGLIGTIETRVGGRVKAGVRTTPESLDLQRLFADMVAEGVTHVAMEVTSHALVLHRVEGVVFAAAGFTNLSQDHLDFHAHMEDYFQAKRSLFVPERTERGAVNVDDDHGRRLADAAEIPTIGFGLSADAEVRADDVEFRPAGSRFKVHTPAGAIHVETSFIGGFNVSNCLAATAVALQAGIGLEAIEEGLRSLSAVPGRFEPVAAGQPFSVVVDYAHTPDSLDNVLRAARGVTRDGRVICVFGCGGDRDRGKRPLMGAVAAQLADVVMVTSDNPRSEDPYAIIDEIVEGVIAHAPQGPDLVTSDRVEAIEASLKAARPGDVVLIAGKGHETGQQFADHTIPFDDREVARSALAGLGWASR
- the mraY gene encoding phospho-N-acetylmuramoyl-pentapeptide-transferase, with the translated sequence MTNILVAGAVGLLVTLFGTPWAIKQFRRRGWGQLIREEGPKAHYEKRGTPTMGGLVILVGTALGYVLGHFGISGNAPFRDSGILAMGTIMALGFLGFLDDIIKIKKSRSLGLHKRAKFLGQLIIAGVFGFCAVYFVQIGTDLSFFRSTKLDLGVFFFVWVFLMIAASSNGVNLTDGLDGLAVGSAAQVLGAFVVIGFWQFRHPGFYDLVATGSDPFDLAIVAAAMFGACAGFLWWNTAPAKVFMGDTGSLMLGGTMAVLAILLNTQLLLLLLGGLYAVETLSVIFQVAVFKRTGKRIFLMAPVHHHFELAGWPEFTVIVRFWVLSGLSTAFGVGLFYADFISKGGVL
- the murD gene encoding UDP-N-acetylmuramoyl-L-alanine--D-glutamate ligase; translation: MSGAELGGKRVLVVGLGVSGFSAAKALVDLDAKVRVTEARDGEVVRQRADHLKQLGVEVELGGHDLERLDADLVVISPGIPPKSAIARAIHDAHLELWSEVELAYRLADCDFLAITGTNGKTTTTSLLAAILEAGGVATTAAGNIGFPLIDAISTVPPGAAIALEVSSFQLEATHRFRPRVAVLLNVAEDHTDWHGSFDAYRHAKARLIANQTQTDVFLPNAADRHAMEIASTAASRVVPFDARSPVQDGIGVDGRDIVWRGASVMPVDAVPLPGSAGLEDALAAAGAALEYGVDPSAVAHAVAAFRPLSHRLEVVGESGGVTYIDDSKATNPHATLAALRGMRDVVLIAGGRSKGIDLGPLAEADSSLIAVIALGEAREELARIFDGVVPVEVVDSMADAVAAAARSSVAGGSVLLSPGCASLDMYDGYAARGDDFARRVADLLRHPRGE
- the ftsW gene encoding putative lipid II flippase FtsW, whose amino-acid sequence is MATRSGTLGVAGATKSRVASAKRGEPAALLVVATGALVLLGLIMILSASFVSSFANFGSSFLFFNKQLLWAGIGLAGFVFFSRTDYRRLKNKGYMLLPFVGLLLLAVLIPGVGIVAGGSARWIGAGPLAFQPSELAKLALILFLADVFSRKEESTLQELPHTLLPFVPVLGTLVLLVMMQPDMGTTILLGSIGLGMLFTAGAPPRYLLPLGLLGAGAAAAAALSAEYRRERVLAFMDPWADPLNTGYHTIQSLIALGSGGWLGVGLGASRQKWSYIPNAHTDFIFAILGEEMGLLGTLTVLGLFGFITYLGVRIARRARDRFGMLVASGITIWIGVQALVNIGAVTATMPITGVPLPLVSFGGSSLVVSLVAMGILTNIARQPKRSSRSRKTAEPAKA
- the murG gene encoding undecaprenyldiphospho-muramoylpentapeptide beta-N-acetylglucosaminyltransferase, translating into MIAGGGTAGHVNPAIALARAMPGDDVSFVGTASGAEARLVPAAGFPIENITVAGFDRAKPWLLPRTGMRAAGAVAAARGLLQRSGPAAVVGMGGYVSLPAVLAARSLSVPVVLHEQNIVFGLAHKVSKPFAARIAVSFQETLEAAGRKGVYVGNPVAPEFATFSKEAHRERALQLFDLDPARKTLLVFGGSQGARRINDAAHGLADAWSGRTDVQVLHIAGRLAYPELQQRTSTGAGLAHYRLVEFVEDMPLAYAAADLALCRGGATTLAELAVVGLPAIVVPYPYHRDRQQERQARVAERAGAALVMADAETTTSAVADAADRLLRDEARLKEMSQSFLALARPDAAQRLADVVRGVVR
- the murC gene encoding UDP-N-acetylmuramate--L-alanine ligase, which codes for MTLRSAGRVHFIGIGGAGMSAIAKVLLEQGVSVSGSDLKRSRAATVLEAMGADVHVGHDAGLVVGADVIVMSSAIRDSNPELAAARASGITILSRGQALASILEERRSIVVAGTHGKTTTTSMIVSVLRAAEIDATYLVGGGLNDSGTNARSGESDLAVAESDESDGSFLLLSAHVGVVTNVEEDHVDHWSSLQELRAAFDRFIGATDPDGAVVVPVSDEGLCAAARASGTTVVTFGAQGDVSASGVRAEGTETTFDLLHAGATVPIRLQVPGAHNVANALAAAAACIQVGVPLQHVAEGLARYSGVERRFHLRGKVGGVTIIDDYAHHPTEVRATLSAAKTGSWDRVVAVFQPHRYSRTAAFAAAFGRSFSDADRIVITDVYGAGEEAVPGVSGKLIADELCSALPGRPVAYLPHRAELVAYLEQTLREGDALLTLGAGDVTSLADELLVRLEPAP
- the murB gene encoding UDP-N-acetylmuramate dehydrogenase, which encodes MSAQTVGARAVGERLRELAAGEVHFDRSLAPLTTYRVGGAAAVLFEPASAADLLHLRTAVRDVGADPAELGFLALGRGSNMVVSDRGFDGIVIRTGAGLSWIRGDEQRPTRVAAGAATSLPLLANWAARRSLAGLEFTVGIPGSVGGGVRMNAGAHGGEVADTLVSVEVFHLREWGSAQIEPAQLDLDYRHSALSDAHLVVAASFDLVADEEHAVRSRMESYRRHRATTQPGALQNAGSTFKNPPGDAAGRLVDAAGLKGHRVGGVQVSELHANFFIASSGATAQDVFDLVHDVRKRVLDRFGVDLEPEVRFVGPFDTAVLAEASR
- a CDS encoding FtsQ-type POTRA domain-containing protein, producing MTTAERVRTDPRISRRRRAIERSRRRRGLITAGVVVALGAALWVAFWSPLLAVDEVVVVGGRHVTAADVARVAQLDASDNLLLASTSEITAKVEELAWVQSARVDRKLPGTIRVRIVERVPAAVLSLASGRWTLDAEGHVLTRGVADPDLPVLAGPRVSDLEEGTAVEEAEVQDALTTLRSLSPRIRGEVEALLAPTTERITLSLKDGTQVRFGAAEALRAKNEVLRTLLVDLRVNGGSGGYIDIRVPTSPAVSAAAQPESVVTTPPTPAPTP